A region from the Medicago truncatula cultivar Jemalong A17 chromosome 6, MtrunA17r5.0-ANR, whole genome shotgun sequence genome encodes:
- the LOC11417650 gene encoding alpha-galactosidase isoform X2 encodes MTLQYSSLGWSFKLSMMKGLVLCLLVLLNNANSSFARLLLNRTKEVSMFREQLKRTILDNGVGQTPPMGWNSWNHFQCDISEALIKETADAMVSTGLADLGYQYINIDDCWAELNRDSKGYMVAKSSTFPSGMKALADYVHSKGLKLGIYSDAGNQTCSKRMPGSLGHEEQDAKTFASWGIDYLKYDNCENNDVTPKERYPRMGEALVQSGRPIFYSLCEWGAEDPSIWGKSVGNSWRTTSDIEDKWDSMISCADQNNKWASYAGPGGWNDPDMLEVGNGGMTTEEYRAHFSIWALVKAPLLIGCDIRALDDITKELLRNSEVIAVNQDKLGIQGKKVKSNDDLEVWAGPLSDNRLAVVLWNRSSSKAIVTASWSDLGLKPGTSIDARDLWEHSTQSKVSGDISAELDSHACKMYILTPN; translated from the exons aTGACACTTCAATATTCAAGCTTAGGTTGGAGCTTCAAGTTATCGATGATGAAAGGGCTTGTTTTGTGTCTCCTTGTGCTATTGAATAATGCAAATTCTTCATTTGCTCGTTTGTTATTGAATAGAACCAAAGAAGTGTCCATGTTTAGAGAGCAACTTAAAAGAACCATCCTTGATAATGGAGTTGGCCAGACACCCCCTATGGG aTGGAATAGCTGGAACCATTTTCAATGTGATATTAGCGAAGCCTTAATCAAAGAAACAG CTGATGCTATGGTGTCGACTGGCCTTGCTGATCTAGGTTACCAATATATTAATATAG ATGATTGTTGGGCTGAACTTAATAGAGACTCAAAG GGTTATATGGTTGCCAAATCATCAACATTCCCTTCAGGAATGAAGGCTCTAGCTGATTATGTACATAGCAAAGGTCTAAAGCTAGGGATCTATTCTGATGCAGG AAATCAAACATGCAGTAAAAGAATGCCAGGATCATTAGGGCATGAAGAACAAGATGCAAAAACATTTGCTTCATGG GGAATTGACTACTTGAAGTATGATAATTGTGAGAATAATGATGTAACCCCCAAAGAAAGGTACCCACGAATGGGTGAAGCTTTAGTACAATCTGGAAGGCCAATCTTCTACTCTTTGTGTGAATG GGGAGCAGAAGACCCGTCAATATGGGGGAAGAGTGTGGGAAATAGTTGGAGAACAACATCAGATATCGAAGATAAATGGGATAG TATGATATCTTGCGCagatcaaaataataaatgggCTTCTTACGCTGGACCTGGAGGATGGAATG ATCCTGACATGCTTGAAGTTGGAAATGGAGGTATGACAACAGAAGAATATCGTGCCCATTTCAGCATATGGGCATTAGTTAAG gCCCCTTTATTGATCGGTTGTGACATTCGAGCACTGGATGACATCACAAAGGAACTGCTAAGAAACTCAGAAGTTATAGCAGTAAATCAAG ACAAATTAGGAATTCAAGGGAAGAAGGTGAAAAGTAATGATGATTTGGAG GTTTGGGCAGGTCCTCTCAGTGATAACAGGCTAGCGGTCGTCTTATGGAATAGAAGTTCATCGAAAGCAATAGTAACTGCATCTTGGTCTGACCTAGGTCTAAAACCAGGAACTTCAATTGATGCAAGAGATTTATGGGAG CATTCAACACAATCAAAAGTGTCGGGAGATATATCTGCTGAATTAGATTCACATGCTTGTAAGATGTATATCCTGACTCCCAACTAA
- the LOC11417650 gene encoding alpha-galactosidase isoform X1 produces MTLQYSSLGWSFKLSMMKGLVLCLLVLLNNANSSFARLLLNRTKEVSMFREQLKRTILDNGVGQTPPMGWNSWNHFQCDISEALIKETADAMVSTGLADLGYQYINIDDCWAELNRDSKGYMVAKSSTFPSGMKALADYVHSKGLKLGIYSDAGNQTCSKRMPGSLGHEEQDAKTFASWGIDYLKYDNCENNDVTPKERYPRMGEALVQSGRPIFYSLCEWGAEDPSIWGKSVGNSWRTTSDIEDKWDSMISCADQNNKWASYAGPGGWNVIWYTDPDMLEVGNGGMTTEEYRAHFSIWALVKAPLLIGCDIRALDDITKELLRNSEVIAVNQDKLGIQGKKVKSNDDLEVWAGPLSDNRLAVVLWNRSSSKAIVTASWSDLGLKPGTSIDARDLWEHSTQSKVSGDISAELDSHACKMYILTPN; encoded by the exons aTGACACTTCAATATTCAAGCTTAGGTTGGAGCTTCAAGTTATCGATGATGAAAGGGCTTGTTTTGTGTCTCCTTGTGCTATTGAATAATGCAAATTCTTCATTTGCTCGTTTGTTATTGAATAGAACCAAAGAAGTGTCCATGTTTAGAGAGCAACTTAAAAGAACCATCCTTGATAATGGAGTTGGCCAGACACCCCCTATGGG aTGGAATAGCTGGAACCATTTTCAATGTGATATTAGCGAAGCCTTAATCAAAGAAACAG CTGATGCTATGGTGTCGACTGGCCTTGCTGATCTAGGTTACCAATATATTAATATAG ATGATTGTTGGGCTGAACTTAATAGAGACTCAAAG GGTTATATGGTTGCCAAATCATCAACATTCCCTTCAGGAATGAAGGCTCTAGCTGATTATGTACATAGCAAAGGTCTAAAGCTAGGGATCTATTCTGATGCAGG AAATCAAACATGCAGTAAAAGAATGCCAGGATCATTAGGGCATGAAGAACAAGATGCAAAAACATTTGCTTCATGG GGAATTGACTACTTGAAGTATGATAATTGTGAGAATAATGATGTAACCCCCAAAGAAAGGTACCCACGAATGGGTGAAGCTTTAGTACAATCTGGAAGGCCAATCTTCTACTCTTTGTGTGAATG GGGAGCAGAAGACCCGTCAATATGGGGGAAGAGTGTGGGAAATAGTTGGAGAACAACATCAGATATCGAAGATAAATGGGATAG TATGATATCTTGCGCagatcaaaataataaatgggCTTCTTACGCTGGACCTGGAGGATGGAATG TTATTTGGTATACAGATCCTGACATGCTTGAAGTTGGAAATGGAGGTATGACAACAGAAGAATATCGTGCCCATTTCAGCATATGGGCATTAGTTAAG gCCCCTTTATTGATCGGTTGTGACATTCGAGCACTGGATGACATCACAAAGGAACTGCTAAGAAACTCAGAAGTTATAGCAGTAAATCAAG ACAAATTAGGAATTCAAGGGAAGAAGGTGAAAAGTAATGATGATTTGGAG GTTTGGGCAGGTCCTCTCAGTGATAACAGGCTAGCGGTCGTCTTATGGAATAGAAGTTCATCGAAAGCAATAGTAACTGCATCTTGGTCTGACCTAGGTCTAAAACCAGGAACTTCAATTGATGCAAGAGATTTATGGGAG CATTCAACACAATCAAAAGTGTCGGGAGATATATCTGCTGAATTAGATTCACATGCTTGTAAGATGTATATCCTGACTCCCAACTAA
- the LOC11416155 gene encoding pentatricopeptide repeat-containing protein At1g63080, mitochondrial: MKNHHVDKAIALLTKLKDQGIRPDMYTYTIFIKGLCQSGKLKDARKVFEDLLVKGYNLDVYTYTVMIQGFCDKGLFKEALALLSKMEDNGCIPDAKIYEIVILSLFEKDENDMAEKLLREMIARGLL, from the coding sequence ATGAAAAACCATCATGTTGACAAGGCAATTGCattattaacaaaattgaaagaCCAGGGTATTCGACCAGATATGTACACATACACTATTTTTATCAAGGGATTGTGCCAAAGTGGAAAATTGAAGGATGCACGAAAAGTTTTTGAAGATCTTTTGGTCAAAGGCTATAATCTAGATGTCTATACATATACTGTTATGATCCAAGGGTTTTGTGACAAGGGTTTGTTTAAGGAAGCGTTGGCCTTGCTGTCCAAAATGGAAGACAATGGCTGCATTCCAGATGCtaaaatttatgaaatagtTATCCTTTCTCTGTtcgaaaaagatgaaaatgatatgGCAGAGAAACTTCTCCGTGAAATGATCGCGAGAGGTCTACTGTAA